The following are encoded in a window of Impatiens glandulifera chromosome 5, dImpGla2.1, whole genome shotgun sequence genomic DNA:
- the LOC124940382 gene encoding probable receptor-like protein kinase At5g18500: protein MGLDLRTELSKRTEIFNLKVWVLIGILVGLLTIIILLAISICFAFRKKTKFSSNEPRLPITLIPAVSKEIRIDQESHDNDSDKQSSQGKKMKKNKKKTGDVDNSSQSGSSNTLEKDGDEAIELYKKSSNPTITTPSPLSGLPEFSRTGWGHWFTLRDLETATNRFSKENVIGEGGYGVVYRGYLINGTPVAVKKLLNNLGQAEKEFKVEVEAIGHVRHKNLVRLLGYCIEGTHRMLVYEYVNNGNLEQLLHGAIVQQRGYLTWENRMKILLGTAKALAYLHEAIEPKVVHRDIKSSNILVDDDFNAKISDFGLAKLLGAGKSHIATRVMGTFGYVAPEYANSGLLNEKSDVYSFGVVLLEAITGRDPVDYSRPEYEVNMVEWLKTMIGSRRTEEVVDPMIEKKPSTNALKRALLTSLRCVDLDADKRPNMGQVVRMLESEEYPLPREDRRRRRNKEKVTVAEAGGGPRESSDTDKSDDPVLKSESRSHHRAAAC from the exons ATGGGTTTAGATCTGAGAACTGAATTATCAAAGAGAACAGAGATTTTCAATCTCAAAGTGTGGGTTTTGATTGGAATACTCGTAGGGTTGTTAACTATAATCATTCTCTTGGCTATATCAATTTGCTTTGCTTTCAGAAAAAAGACCAAATTTTCATCAAATGAACCTAGACTTCCCATCACTCTAATCCCAGCAGTGTCAAAAGAGATAAGAATTGATCAAGAAAGTCATGACAATGATTCTGACAAGCAATCAAGCCAggggaagaagatgaagaagaataagaagaagacagGAGATGTAGATAACAGCAGCCAATCGGGTTCTTCCAATACTTTGGAAAAAGATGGAGATGAAGCCATTGAACTctacaaaaaatcttcaaatcctACTATAACCACCCCTTCCCCATTATCTGGCCTACCCGAATTCTCTAGAACCGGATGGGGTCATTGGTTTACTTTAAGAGATCTCGAAACTGCAACAAACAGATTTTCAAAGGAAAATGTCATTGGTGAAGGAGGTTATGGAGTTGTTTATCGCGGTTATCTGATAAATGGAACTCCTGTGGCTGTCAAGAAACTCCTCAACAATCT GGGACAAGCTGAGAAAGAGTTCAAAGTGGAAGTTGAAGCTATTGGTCATGTCAGGCACAAGAACTTAGTTCGACTTCTAGGTTATTGTATCGAAGGAACTCACAG GATGCTAGTATACGAGTATGTAAACAACGGGAATTTAGAGCAATTGCTTCATGGTGCTATAGTCCAGCAGCGTGGGTATTTAACATGGGAGAATCGTATGAAGATCCTTCTTGGTACTGCTAAGGC ACTTGCGTATTTGCATGAAGCAATTGAGCCTAAGGTTGTTCATCGTGACATAAAGTCGAGCAACATATTGGTAGATGATGATTTCAATGCTAAGATTTCTGATTTCGGTCTTGCCAAATTGCTTGGTGCTGGAAAGAGTCACATTGCAACCCGAGTAATGGGTACATTTGG GTACGTAGCTCCAGAATATGCTAACAGCGGGCTTTTGAATGAGAAGAGCGATGTTTACAGTTTTGGAGTCGTTCTACTCGAAGCTATAACAGGGAGAGATCCCGTGGACTATAGCCGTCCAGAATATGAg GTAAATATGGTGGAGTGGCTGAAAACAATGATAGGCAGTAGAAGAACAGAAGAAGTGGTTGATCCAATGATTGAAAAGAAGCCATCGACAAACGCCCTGAAACGGGCTCTCTTAACTTCATTGAGATGTGTAGATCTAGATGCTGACAAGAGACCAAACATGGGACAAGTTGTTCGCATGCTTGAATCCGAGGAATATCCCTTACCAAGAGAG GATAGAAGGCGCAGGAGAAATAAAGAGAAAGTTACGGTGGCTGAAGCTGGTGGTGGTCCGAGGGAAAGCTCGGATACAGACAAGAGCGATGATCCGGTTTTGAAGTCAGAAAGCAGAAGCCACCACCGGGCAGCTGCATGCTGA